One window of the Epinephelus moara isolate mb chromosome 24, YSFRI_EMoa_1.0, whole genome shotgun sequence genome contains the following:
- the LOC126386731 gene encoding heat shock protein beta-7-like isoform X1 has product MEKGRGIFSEDSASRPQQTCRESKFTGHSYPTGKIQVIGDIFQFTVDVSEFSPEDVIITSSNNLIEVHAEKLGEDGTVTNTFSHQCKLPSSVDPTSVSMSIDSSGTLTVRALRVP; this is encoded by the exons ATGGAGAAAGGTCGAGGTATTTTCTCTGAAGATTCAGCATCACGACCTCAGCAGACCTGCAGAGAAAGCAAATTCACAG GCCACTCATATCCTACGGGGAAGATCCAAGTCATCGGAGACATATTCCAGTTCACAGTGGATGTGAGTGAATTTTCTCCGGAGGATGTTATCATTACATCTTCCAACAACCTGATAGAGGTGCATGCTGAGAAG CTGGGAGAAGACGGCACagtcacaaacacattttcccacCAGTGCAAACTACCATCCAGTGTGGACCCCACATCTGTGAGCATGAGCATAGACAGCAGTGGCACCCTGACTGTCAGAGCTCTCAGGGTACCTTAA
- the LOC126386731 gene encoding heat shock protein beta-7-like isoform X2 yields the protein MEKGRGHSYPTGKIQVIGDIFQFTVDVSEFSPEDVIITSSNNLIEVHAEKLGEDGTVTNTFSHQCKLPSSVDPTSVSMSIDSSGTLTVRALRVP from the exons ATGGAGAAAGGTCGAG GCCACTCATATCCTACGGGGAAGATCCAAGTCATCGGAGACATATTCCAGTTCACAGTGGATGTGAGTGAATTTTCTCCGGAGGATGTTATCATTACATCTTCCAACAACCTGATAGAGGTGCATGCTGAGAAG CTGGGAGAAGACGGCACagtcacaaacacattttcccacCAGTGCAAACTACCATCCAGTGTGGACCCCACATCTGTGAGCATGAGCATAGACAGCAGTGGCACCCTGACTGTCAGAGCTCTCAGGGTACCTTAA